ATGGATATCTCTGATGCCGAAAGTATTCCATTTAGAATAATCAGGGCTAAAATAATAATTGCTTCGGTAAGCATAATGAGTTGAAGTTTTTGCTACGGCTAATTTACGGAAAAGACTAGCTAAATAGTAGGATTATTATAATTATGTGGAACGTTCATAAAAAAAGCCGTATTGCTTTCAATACGGCTTTTATAATAGTGAGCGTGTCTTTTTAATTACATTCCACTATCATCTAACATAAAAGTGTTTTTCTTGGTTTTCCACTTTCCTTTAGTGAAATCAGGGAATTCCAAGGTACTATTTCCTTTCGCAATAGACTCGGTAGATAAAGGAAATACTGCACTCATGGTTACAGAATCGTATACATCAATTGGCGTCTGTACCTTTTGTTTCACGGATTGAATGAACGCATTGAATACAAACCAGTCCATACCGCCATGACCAGAACCATTTGCTAATTCTTCATATTTTTTCCAAATTGGGTGGTCATATTTCTTTACCCATTCGTCTGCAGGATCCCACGTGTGCGGTTTAGATTTACCTTCGATATGTATACCCTTGGCAACATCCATCCAAATTCCATCTGTTCCTTGTACGCGAAAACCGATAGAATAGGGTCTTGGTAAGTGTGTATCGTGCGTCAATAGCATGGTTTCTCCATTCGCACATTGTAACATCGTTTGAGTGATATCCCCATTTTTGTAATTGATTTTACCATTAGGGTGCCCTGGTGCAACTTTATTGACATATGCCGCCAATCCACGCGCTTTGCTTGAGTAAGAAGTAATATGCGTGAATCTGTTTCCTTTGTTTATGTCTACAAATTGCATGATCGGGCCTAAACCATGAGTAGGGTAAAGATCGCCGTCTTGGTCGATGTTGAATTGTGTGCGCCATTGCGCCTCTGAAATTGCTTTTGGACCATACTCGACTCCGTGACCGTAATAATTTTTTCCGTCGTTGAAAAGCACTTCACGTAAATCATGTTGATAGCCCCCTTCAAGATGTAATAATTCACCGAAAAGTCCCTGTCTATGCATGTTTAATACAGCAAGTACATCGCGCCGAAACGCTACATTTTCCAATGTCATGTAAGGTTTTCCGGTTTCTTCGGAAACTTTGACAACGTCCCAATGATCTTGCACAGTTAAACCGGCAATAACCTCACAGCCTACATATAATCCTGCCTTCATTGCGTCAATGGATTGGTCTTTGTGAAACTGCCAAGGAGTGGCAATAATAACGGCATCTAACTTTTCACTGCTTAACATCTTTTTGTAAGACTCTTTACCGCCAGTATATTCTTTTGGAAGTTTAGTTCCCTTTGCATTAAATTGTTTACGGCATTGGGCTAATGATTCTTCTTGAGTGTCACAGATCGCCACAATTTCTAGATCATCTCTATTTAGTGCAATTTGCACATGATTACGTCCTCGAAGACCTACGCCAATAAACCCAATTTTTATCTTACCATTTGTTTGTGCAAATAAGTCTGTACTTGAAAGGACACCGATTCCAGCTGTAGTGATGGCAGTCGACCTTATGAAATTTCTTCTATCCATTGTTTTGAGATATAGGGAGTTTGTATATTAGTTATTTACTTGTTAAAACAGTCTGTTGGACTGGCTATGCTAAACAAATATATTATTTCATTTGTGATAAATGAATGTGCAAACGTTTGCTTAATTTTAATAAATTTCATGCAAACGTTTGATTGAAATAAAAATTATCATTTATTAATTCAATTTGTGATATTGCAAGCACATTGATGATTTAAAAACATAGTTTAATGTCTGATTTTAACCAATTAGTAATAGAGCGCGCAGCAAAACAATTCACATTAGGAGGAGATATCATTTCGGTGCAACCATTTGGTTCTGGTCATATCAACGATACTTACCGAGTAATGACTACTGAATATACCCAGGTATCGTACTTATTGCAACGGATTAATCACCATGTTTTCCCTAATGTGGATGGATTAATGCATAATATAGCGCTAGTTACCAAACATCTTAGCGAAAAAGTTAAAGTCGCAAAGGGCAAAAGAGTCAGTGATCACGTATTAACCATTGTCCCTACAATAGACGGGAATCTGTATATCCAAGATGATCCTGGAAATTATTGGCGTATGTTTATCTTAATTGAAGATACGAAGAGTTATGATATTGTAGAAACTGAAATTCAAGCAGCGGAGGGCGGGCGTGCTTTTGGTCTTTTCCAAAAGCAGTTGTCGGATTTGGATGCGTCACTGATCATTGAAGTTCTTCCTAACTTTCATAATATAGATTTTAGACTTGAAAATCTTCGGAAAGCGATTGCTAAAGACACCTGTAAGCGCGTAGCATTGGTGAAGGACAGATTAGATTTTATTTTTAGCCGCGAAGATCGGATGCAAACCATTCTTCAACTTGGTAGCAAGGGTAAACTTCCCCTGCGCATAACCCATAATGATACCAAGTTTAATAATGTGCTCTTGGATCATCATGATAAAATGCAATGCGTGATAGATTTGGATACGGTAATGCCTGGATATGTTGCGTACGACTTCGGTGATGCTATTCGGACGATTATAAATCCTGTTGCGGAAGATGAAATCGATGTATCTAAAATTAGCCTTAATTTGGCTTTGTATAAAGCTTATGCAGAAGGTTATCTCGAAGAAGCTAATGACTTTTTGACTACTTTGGAAAAAGAAACATTGGTAGATGGGGCTTTTTTATTGCCTTTTATGCAAGGCGTACGTTTTTTAACGGACTATTTGGAAGGCGACCATTATTACAAAACAAAGTACGAGGATCACAATCTCGTGCGTACGAATACGCAACTGAAGCTGGTAGAAGAGATGGAAAGGAATGAAGCGTTTATGCGTAAGGTTGTTTTTGATTGCATTTAACAATTTTATACCTTTAATCATCTTGGAAGCTTCCATCAAGTCGATGAAGCTTCTTTTTTTCAAAAAACAAAGTTGAATGAAGAAATTGACTATTTTGCCTATTGCAGCTGATTTGACAAAAAATCTTGATTATAAGACCTTGTCAGAGCTCATGAGTGATCTCAAAACACAATCGCTGAGTTGTAACAACTGGAGCGAATCCTTTCCATACAGACCCGAAGTACAATTTAAAATTGGTTACACAGCGGAGTACCTAGTGTTGCAATACGAGGTCATCGAAGAACAGCTTCGCGGCAACTATTCTGAAGCCAATCAAAATGTATGGGAAGACAGCTGTGTGGAATTTTTTGTGTCATTTGATGGTTGTAAGCATTATTACAACATAGAATTTAATTTAATTGGAACTGGATTGATCGGTTATGGTACTGCCGAAAAAGCAGCAAGAAATAGGTTAGATACGAGTGAGATAGAAAAGGTTCGTACCTTTTCCTTAATAATGCGTAATGGTAGTGATAAGCGATGGACGATGATTGAGGTAATCCCGCTTTCTATATTTAAGTTTGACGAACTTGTAAACTTGAAAGGTAAAAAAATTCATGGTAATTTCTATAAATGTGGTGATCACCTCAAACAGCCACATTTTATCTCCTGGAATAAAATAGAAAATCCAACTCCTAATTTCCATCTGCCTCAATTCTTTGGCGAAATGGTTTTTGGTTAGGCGTGGAATCTAATTCCGGTCCATTTTTTTAGCGCCAGCTTTTTAACTAAGGATTTTGTTTGACACGGTTAGGCTATTTGACGTCTGATGTAGCAATTGTGTCGAAATCTGTAGTGTAAAACTTTTTTAGCGTCACAGTAGAAGCAATATTTTTTTTAATTTAATTTGGTGTTTCTTAAAATATTGTTTCTTAGTGTTTTGTGTAAGGTAAAGAAGTCGATGAACAAAATTATTCTTTCGTTATATCAAAGAATGTTACCTTTGTGACCTTGATGAGTGCAGTTAATGAAAATGTGAAAAAAATCAACTAATTATTCTTAGTAATTGTTGTAAGTTACATTTTTATAAGTTATCTTTGCACCTCAATAATTGAATATACGTAATCATAATAATAATGAAAAAAGATTTGCATCCTTCAAATTACAGATTAGTTGTATTTAAAGATATGTCAAATGACTATGCTTTTATTACAAAATCTTGTGTTGATACTAAAGAAACTATCACATGGGAAGATGGTAATGAGTATCCAGTTGTAAAACTAGAGATCTCTCACACATCACACCCTTTCTATACAGGTAAAATGAAATTGGTTGATACTGCCGGTCGTATCGATAAATTCCGTAGCCGTTACAACAAAAAATAATTGTAGCAGATCTGTATATTACAATATTAAAAACTCGATAAATATGATTTGTCGAGTTTTTTTTATTATTTTTAGGTTGTGAAAATCTCCTTTACCGATTGCTTTGATGCTATCCATATGTTGGACAGGCATATTTCCAATTTGACTACTTTCAACAAAAAGGCTCTTTATCCCCTCACTTTCATTAAATCTTGTTTAGATCTGCGGGTCGGTGTGCTCACTTTACGAGAAAAATGGAAAAAAATAGGTTCTACATATAGTGTTCAGTTCGTTGGCAACTGGGATCATGAGGAAGGGCTTATATTTGTATCCGAAAATCTTGTTCCTTCAACTGCATTAATGGAAGCGTTAAAAAAAATCGATATTGGTGAAGTACTGGTGCAGGATGGCTATGTGTTATGTTGTCGTTATACTTGTACTGGCTTTTACCGCGTAACGGAAATAGGATGTGATGTTAGTATTTTAAAAGGAGTCGAAGACCTGTTTTTATTGAATGGCCCGGAAATAACAAGGGATTTTGATTTGTTGATTGAAGATGTTAAGTTGCCATGCATATCTGAAACAAATCAAGTGCTGGGTAATCATATTTTTATTGCGCATAATGTTAGCATGGAATGTGCAACACTTAATTCACTTCACGGTCCAATATATATTGATGAAGGTGTTACAATCATGGAAGGAGCTCATTTACGTGGTCCTTTATACCTTGGGAGAGGATCGGTTGTAAAAATGGGAACTACCATTTATGGTAATGTTTCTGTGGGAGAACAGGCGGTGGTCGGTGGAGAGATCGGTAATTCGGTTATTGGTGACTTTTCGGCTAAGGGGCATCATGGTTATCTAGGCTGCTCAGTCATCGGGGATTGGTGTAATCTGGGGGCAGGAACATCCAATTCTAATCTAAAGAATAACTTGAAAACGGTCGCTATTTATGATTATGCGTTAAATCGCGACAGGGATACGGGGCTGTTAAAGTGTGGATCATTTATTGGTGATTATACGCGTATCGGCATTAATTCGGCTTTAAATACGGGTACTGTAATTGGTCTTGCAAGCATGCTGGCAGATACAAGTTTTTATGCTAAATTTGTACCGTCATTTGCCTGGGTGTTTGGAGGGCGTACAGAGACCTACGAATTTGATAAATTCATAGCATATTTGGAGGCTTTATATGCTTCGAAAGGGAAGGTGCTCACAGAGCAGATTAAAGATAAATTGATTCAACTTAACAAGAAATATAATTAAATCGTAAAATCATGCGTAAAAAAATCGTAGCTGGTAATTGGAAAATGAATTTGGACTATCAATCAGGATTAAGTTTATTTTCCGAAATTATCAATATGGCCAAAGATGAAGTGATTGGAAATCAAGAATTGGTTGTGTGCAGCCCATTTATCCATTTGTCAAGTCTCGGACAACTGTCTAAAAATGTGGCAAATGTAAATATCGGTGCACAGAATATTCATCAAGCTGAGTCTGGAGCCTATACAGGTGAAATTTCAGCGTCTCAGGTAAAATCAGTCGGTGCTTCACATGTTATTTTAGGCCATTCCGAAAGACGTGCTTATTTTGGTGAAACAGATGCATTATTGGCATCAAAAGTAGATATTGCTCTGAAACATAGCTTAGCTCCAATTTTTTGTATTGGAGAAACAAAGGAAGAACGTGAATCTGGTGCTTTCTTCGATGTTATTAAAACACAATTGACTGCGGGCTTATTCCACTTGTCGAAAGAAGAGTTTGGAGCAGTTGTGTTGGCGTATGAACCTGTATGGGCTATTGGTACGGGATTAACAGCGAGTCCTGAGCAAGCACAGGAGGTACATAATTTCATCCGTAAGGTTCTCGCTGATCACTATGGCCAGGAGGTTGCTGATGATACGAGTATTCTTTATGGAGGATCTTGTAATCCTGGCAATGCGAAAGAGCTATTTGCTCAGGCAGATATTGACGGTGGTTTGATTGGAGGGGCATCTTTAAAATCTAGAGATTTTATTGATATCGCTAAAGTATTTAACGGCTAATTTTTAGAAATGAAATACATAGAGGTTATCTTTCAAATGCGATCAGGTGAAGAGTGGCAAAAGGATTTGTTGATATCTGATTTAGCTGATATTGGCTTTGATACTTTTGAGGATACCGAATCTGGATTTGCAGCCTATATTCCGGCTGCAAATCTTGACTTGCAGGCGTTAGAAACGTTGATGATGCAGCCGTATGAAGGTTTAGAGGTCGATTATAAAGTGCAGGAAATAGAAAATCAGAATTGGAACAAACTCTGGGAAAGTAACTTTAACCCAATTGAGGTTGGTGGACAATGCTACGTGCGCGCCACTTTTCATGCGGCAAGAACGGAATTTCCATACGAAATTATTATAGACCCGAAGATGTCTTTCGGAACAGGTCACCATCAGACAACGTCGATGATGCTCCAGTATATTTTGGAGAATGATTTTAGTAGAAAGCAAGTTTTGGACATGGGCTGTGGTACAGGAATCCTGGCAATTCTGGCATCAAAGAAGGGAGCTGACGCTGTATTGGCGGTAGATTATGATGAAATTTGTGTGGAAAGTGTAATTGAAAATAGAGTGCTTAATCATGTTGAGGATATTAAGGCGCTCTGTGGGTCTTACGAGCTATTGGAAGGTCGGAGCTTTGATGTAATTTTGGCAAATATTAATCGTAATATATTGTTAGAGCAATTGCCGCAATATGGGCTGAGTATCCACACAGGAGGAGAGTTATACCTAAGTGGTTTCTATGAGCAAGAAGATTTACCAATCTTAATAGATGCAGCGACATTATTAGGTTTTGAGTTTATCTCCAATAAGGTTTTAAACAATTGGTGTGCAGCCAAATTTGTGAAACGGTAATTTACTATGCGGATTCATTTTATAGCGGTAGGTGGTAGTGTGATGCATAACCTTGCTATTTCATTGGCAAAACAAGGGCATCAAGTAACAGGTTCAGACGATCAGATCGTGGAGCCTTCTCGTTCTCATCTAATTGAAGCAGGATTACTTCCTGATCAACTCGGGTGGTTTGACGAAAGAGTGACTGAGGATATCGATGCTGTTATCTTAGGAGCACATGCACAAGCTGATAATCCTGAGCTAAAGCGGGCACAAGCATTGGGTCTCAAAATTTATTCTTTTCCAGAATTTATTCAAGAGCTTTCGCAAGATAAAATTAGAGTAGTTATTGCTGGGAGTTACGGTAAGACAACTATTACGAGCATGGTCATGCACGTGATGCGATTCTTAGGTAAAGAATTTGACTATTTAGTAGGAGCGCAGCTAAGAGGCTTTGATAAGTTGGTGGATATCACCAAACATAACAAGATTATTATTATCGAAGGAGATGAATATGTTTCATCTAAGATTGACCCTAAATCTAAATTCTTGTATTATAAACCCAACATAGCCCTGATTTCGGGTATTATGTGGAATGAGTTTAATTCGAAAATATCCCAAGAGGAATATATTAAACAATTTGAAGATTTTATTGATTCAATTCCGCCTAAAGGTACGCTAATATATAATAAAGAAGACCTCGTTTTACAGAAAGTACTGCAAGATACGAAAGATTGTAAGATCAATAGACATGGTTATAAAATTCCTGATTATACGATTAATAAAGGTGTAACGTATATCAATACGCCAGATGGTGATGTTCCATTGCAGGTATTCGGTAAGCACAACCTATCTAATATTGCAGGAGCATATACGATTTGCGAATGGTTGGGAATTAAAAAGAAAGAATTCTTTGAAGCGATCAAAAGCTTTAATACTTCGATTCGCTATTTGGAGTTTGTTGCAAGTTCTGAAGGATCTGTGGTGTATCAGGATTATGCTTGTAATGCGGATAAAGTCAAGTCAAGTATTCATGCCGTAAAAGAACAGTTTCCTAATCAGAAATTGGTCACAATTATTGAATTAAACTCGTATGATAGTTTAGATTCATCGTTTTTGTTACAATATGCGAACTCTATGAGAGAGTCGGATGTATCTGTAGTTTACGTGAATATAAATTCCTGTAAAGAACTTAATAAAGATATAGAAAGTGTCCCTATTAATATCAAGGATAGTTTTAATAGCCCTGATTTAGAGGTTGTTGTAAGCTTAGATGGACTCTATTCTTTTTTGGACGGTGTCAAGTCAAAGGGATACAATTTACTTCTTATGAGTTTAAATAATTATAATGGGGTTAATCTATCAGTGCTGGCTGATCGATTTTTTAGGGATTTTTAGAGAAAAAAATATAATTTAATGTAAATTAAGTTGTAATTTATTATTTTTGTTTAAAATATCTACCAGATGAATGCATTAGGAAAAAAAATCAGATTACTTAGACACCAAAAAGGGTGGAGTCAAGAGGATGTTGCAAAGCGATTGGATATCTCAATCCCAGCATTTTCTAAAATTGAAACAGGGATTACAGATGTGAATTTGTCTCGCCTGAATCAAATCTCAAAATTATTCAATTTGACAGTTGTTCAACTGTTATCTACTTCAGATTCTGAAGAAGATAAGGAATATGTAAATGAGGTAAATGCTTTGACGCAAAAATTACAACAACGCGATAGCGAAGTGATTGAATTGCAGAAGAAAGTTATTGACCTTTATGAGCAATTGCACAAGAGATAGGACATATTAAAATTGTTACTGAAAAGGCAATCCGTAGGGTTGCCTTTTTTTGTTTATGCAACTTTATTTTGGTCAAAAGTGATTTTGTTTTTGTTTCTTTGTAAATATTTTATCAAAAAATAAAGGTTGATTATTTATGGGGAGATTAAACGGGGATATTGCTAATAGCCCGTCGACTGATTTTTTTAAATCAAATGTGTTAGGACAGCGTTCGGGACTCTTTGTCCTATTCTTTACTGAGATGTGGGAGCGTTTTTCGTTCTACGGAATGCGCGTACTCTTAATGCAGTTTCTAACTGCAGCTGTCATTCAAGGTAGTCCATTCTCGGGATGGTCCTGGACAGCTCAACAAGCAGGTGCCCTTTATGGTACATATGCTATGATGCTCTACTTAACGCCTATTCTAGGAGGTATTATTGCAGATAAATATATCGGATCACGTAAAGCAGTTATCATTGGTTCAGCTATTATGACGCTTGGACATGCTGCGATGGCTTTTGATACCTCTATCATGTTTTTCTTTGGGTTATTTTGTCTAGTTATCGGAACAGGCTTTTTTAAACCCAACATGCCCTCTATTCTTGGAGAAATGTATAAAGATCTGCCCGAGAAAAAAGATGGTGCTTATACTATTTTCTACATGGGAGTGAATGCTGGTGCTTTCTTTGGCATGATGTTATGTGGATATATTGCTGAAACCTATGGTTGGCACTGGGGATTTGGATTGGCTGGTATCTTTATGCTTTTGGGAACATTGCAGTTCGTTTTCGCAAAACCGCTAATGGGCAATCTGGGTGTTTTGAATAAGTCTGTGGCTGAAGGGCAGAAAGTTGTTACGGAGGATACCGATACCAGAAATCCATTTACCCTGCGTGATTATGTATTGATAGCTGTAGTCTCTATTATTGGTTTTGTATACGCTTTTAACGATCCCTTGTCTAAGAATGGTATTGTGGACGTATTTTCTCGTTTGGATACTCCTTTTTTAAGAGGTCAGTATATCATGGTAATCGTAGCGTTGATTCTTTTTGTATATCTGATTGTTACTCGAATATTGCGTTACGATAAAGTGGTTAGAGACCGTATGTTTGCCGTAGTACTACTAGCCTTTTTCCTGGTGTTCTTTTTTATGAGTTTTGAACAAGGAGCAACGTCATTGGTTATTGTGGCAAGAGATAATATTGATCGAGTCCTTAGCGGGGCTGCATTGACAACTTTTAATGTGGTGAATGGCTTGTTAACCATCGTCCCTCTTTCAATTATTACTTGGGTTCTGATCAAATTGGCAAAAGTAACCTGGAATAAAATCGCGATCTCCAATATCGTCTTGTTCATTTGTTTTGGCTTGATTTGGGGGGCTGCTATTTGGATGTTATACAAAGAATTTAACAAGGAGGCGTCAGAAATTAAAGTCTCTTGGTTTTCAATCCTAAACTCATTTTTTATTATTGCACTTGCTTCTTCCGTATCCAAAATTTGGGAGTCCAAATACAATCCATCTGCGGCTTTTAAATATGGCTTTGGTCTGATCTTGGTTGCGATTGGGTTTTTGATTATTGGATTAGGATCGATGGGAATAAGTCAAGGTACTAAAATCTCGATGGTATTTTTGGTGCTAACGTATTTGTTCCATACATTGGGTGAATTATTTATTTCGCCTGTAGGTCTATCTTATGTATCGAAATTAGTGCCCGCACGTATGCTTGCTTTTATGTTTGGAATCTGGTATTTGGCAATCGCCATTGCGCAGAAGGTTGCGGCCGTATTAGGAGGACAGGTAGAGACCATTCAAGAGGAACATTCATTGAGCTACTTTTTCTTCTTGTTTACTGCAATTCCAGCTTTAGCAGGCTTGCTAGTAATGCTGTTTAATCCTTTGATTAAGCGATTGATGCACGGAATTAAATAATAAATATGTAAGCTTCTTCCACGAAAGAAGCTTTTTTGATTAATATAAATTAGTATGGAGGTTAGTACAAGGGAGTCGCTAGAAGAGATTCAAAATTTTGAAGGAAAGTATCCTAAGCAATTGTGGTATTTATTTACCATCGAGATGTGGGAGCGATTTTGTTTTTACGGCATGCGAGGTGTTTTGGTCATTTTTATGACAGATCAACTTGGGTTGTTTGAGAAGGATGCCAATCTTAAATATGGTGCCATACAGGCTTTTATATACGCCTTTACGTTTATTGGCGGTATCTTTGCTGATAAGATTTTAGGGTTTAAAAAATCCCTCATCTTTGGCGGATTGATTATGGCAATCGGCAATCTTATCATAGCTTATAATCCACACGACCTTTTTTATTTTGGTATTACTTGTTCTATTATTGGTACGGGCTTCTTTAAGCCTAATATTTCCTCAATGGTTGGTGAGCTTTACAAAGAAGGTGATGTTCGTCGTGACGCTGGATATGGGATGTTTTACGCGGGAATTAATATTGGTGGATTGTTAGGTGGAGCACTGTGTATTTATTTAGGGAAAAATTATTCCTGGAACCTATGCTTTTTAGCCGCTGCCATTGTGATGATCATCGGATTAGTGACTTATTTTTTAATTCGGAGATCAATTGCGCCGATAGGGAATTCTCCATTAGCACATCATTCAAGATCTTCTCGTACAATCAAGGAAAGTTTAGTCATTGCTGGGGCTATCGTCATGTTGCCGATTATTTATGTACTAATTCACAATAGTAATTTTACGGACTATTTTATGTATGGAATCGGTTTTGCTGCAATCGCGTACTTAGGCTTTGAGTTGACGAAATTGAATAATAGTTACCGTAAGAAAGTGATTGCAGCATTGATCTTCATTATTATGTATTTAATTTTTAATACAATTTATGAGCAAAGCGGCGGATCCCTTTCATTGTTTGCAAAGGATAATTTGGTGGACAACCTACTGTTTTTTAAAATAGACCCTAATATTATTAATAATAGTTCAAATTCCTTTTTCATTATTATATTTAGCCCTTTGGTTGGTTTATTGTGGGTATGGCTTGCTAAAAAGAAACTAGAGCCGAATACCATCATTAAATTTGGAATTGGATTTTTATTTCTGGCGTTAGGCTTTTTTCTTTTTTACTCTTTGAGATTTTTTGCAGATGCAGATGGTAAGTCGTCTTTAAATCTATTCACTTTTACCTGGTTGATTATCACCTTTGGTGAACTTTGTTTGGGGCCTATTGGAATGTCCATTATCACGAAGTTGTCACCACAACGTCTGTTTGGTATGATGATGGGCATGTGGTTTTTAGCGAGTGCCTATGGACAGTTCTTTGCGGGTAAAATCGGCGCAGAAATGTCGGAAGCAAATACGGGAGGGACATTGTCGTCTAAACTATTAGCTTACACAGATGGCTATAAAACGTTAGGAATATCTGCATTGATTGCTGGAGTGATATTAATTATCTTCTCTTCATTGGTGAAAAAGTTAATGCAGGAAGTACACTAATCCATAAAATTAGACATAAAAAAAGCTTGATTCAATAATCAAGCTTTTTTTATGTTATCCGTAAATCCATTTAAATTTATAATCTTTTTCCGGAACCTTCATACGGTCTGCAAGTCTAACCAAACGATCGGGTAGCTTAAGCAGATAATCTCTCGCTTTTTCTCCTTTATCATTCAGTCCTGTAATCTGATCGATTTTCCATTCACTATTCAGTTCTTTTAAGATATCAACGTAGTCCAAAGCTGTATATACGCCCAGCCGCTGTGCGGCGTCAGAGAAATGCGCAAATGCCTCTCCTTGAGGCTCGCCTGCTTCTCTTAAAAATTGGGCAGGCATAACTATTTTTTTACGCATCATGTCTTCAAATGCGATCATGACCTCACTTGGATCAACAGTAATTGCTTTTGAAATAAAAGACATATAGGCTTTGGCGTGACGTGCTTCATCAGAAGCGATGACACCACACATTTTTGCCAAAAGTTTATCGCCGCCTTTTTTGGAAAGGCCGGATACACGACGGTGGGAAACATTGGTTGCCAATTCCTGGAATGAAGTATAAATAAAATTCCGGTATGGGTCAGCACCAGTACCGATATCAAAACCATCTTGAATAAGGTATTGTGTAGACATTTCAAATTGGCGCATGTCTATTCTACCCGACAAATAAAGGTATTTGTTCAAAAGATCACCATGACGGTTTTCTTCAGCTGTCCAAGCGCGTACCCATTTCATCCATCCTCCCTGCTCGTTTTTGTCGACATCTTCTACCATAGTCAACCAGGATTCATAAGTCGGAAGAGCCTCCTCGGTGATGGTGTCTCCGACTAATACAGCGACCAAATCATAAGAGAGCTCCTTTGCACTTTCCTGCAACTCTCTTACTTCCTCAAAAAAAGTATCCCTAGAAGAATCGGGAAGAAAATCGGCAGGTTGCCACATTTCTTCAACAGGCTTCAGGTATTCGCTCATCTCATTGAGCATGAACGGTTCCAAATAGGCCATCACTTCTTTACGTGAGCCTTCTGGTAAATTTAGAGGTAATTCTTGCATATTATTACAAAGGTACTAAATAGCATCTATAATTTATAAAAGCTAACTATAATTGTTAAAACGGCAAATTTGCTTTTTTATTGGATAGCGTACCTGGAATGCTATCGATAATGACATAAAAAACAGATTGACCGTCCTGTATTCTATAAAATACTATTAACTTTGTATAAATTATTTAGATAAAGTTGGAAAGATTTAATATAGATAAAATACGTGCTGATTTTCCCATTCTCAAAAGAGAGGTAAACGGTAGGCCATTGGTTTATTTGGATAATGGTGCAACAACCCAGAAACCAAGCGCTGTTATCGATTCGATTGTTCGCTATTATACGGATATGAACAGTAATGTGCACCGT
The genomic region above belongs to Sphingobacterium zeae and contains:
- a CDS encoding acyl-ACP desaturase, coding for MQELPLNLPEGSRKEVMAYLEPFMLNEMSEYLKPVEEMWQPADFLPDSSRDTFFEEVRELQESAKELSYDLVAVLVGDTITEEALPTYESWLTMVEDVDKNEQGGWMKWVRAWTAEENRHGDLLNKYLYLSGRIDMRQFEMSTQYLIQDGFDIGTGADPYRNFIYTSFQELATNVSHRRVSGLSKKGGDKLLAKMCGVIASDEARHAKAYMSFISKAITVDPSEVMIAFEDMMRKKIVMPAQFLREAGEPQGEAFAHFSDAAQRLGVYTALDYVDILKELNSEWKIDQITGLNDKGEKARDYLLKLPDRLVRLADRMKVPEKDYKFKWIYG